A genomic stretch from Pseudobacteriovorax antillogorgiicola includes:
- a CDS encoding VWA domain-containing protein, translating to MEFFHDVEVTQSIKDDFYEWLKEAKPPRHLTEEQKAMMEALNLKEVRDLFEQRLKEQQERHDGGNRWIGTGGASPFGHGGFNPAGIRVGGPGKHGMAMQIAARRQFKNFRKDLVLDTRQIGLALKKLRQWGREGSREELDIEATIDATGKNAGEIELIFKPERRNTVKLLLLMDVGGSMTYHSRVCELLFSAAFNSAHFKQFKHYYFHNCPYETLYSDIEMEEGSQTLDVLRELDDSWFVFVVGDAAMSPYELTEVGGAIDYYHQNTEPGILWVKRIKDHFPRSVWLNPEPRSYWQIPSNMIVRKVFPEMFPMTIEGIEEAIAELKRPR from the coding sequence ATGGAATTTTTTCACGACGTGGAAGTGACTCAATCCATCAAAGACGACTTTTACGAGTGGCTTAAAGAGGCGAAACCACCCCGCCATCTGACAGAAGAGCAAAAAGCCATGATGGAAGCGCTGAATCTGAAAGAAGTGCGCGATCTATTTGAACAGCGTCTGAAGGAGCAGCAGGAAAGACATGATGGTGGCAACCGGTGGATCGGCACTGGAGGAGCAAGCCCCTTTGGACACGGAGGCTTTAACCCTGCGGGTATCCGTGTGGGCGGTCCAGGCAAACACGGCATGGCCATGCAAATTGCTGCCCGAAGGCAGTTCAAGAATTTCCGCAAGGATTTGGTTTTAGACACACGGCAGATTGGGCTGGCCTTAAAAAAACTTCGCCAGTGGGGTCGCGAAGGCAGCCGTGAGGAGCTAGATATTGAAGCGACAATCGACGCGACTGGCAAAAATGCTGGTGAGATTGAGCTTATTTTTAAACCAGAACGCCGAAACACTGTGAAGCTTCTCCTATTGATGGACGTCGGTGGTTCCATGACCTACCATAGTCGGGTCTGTGAACTGCTATTTTCTGCCGCTTTTAACTCTGCACATTTCAAACAGTTCAAACACTACTACTTCCACAACTGTCCCTACGAGACTCTCTATAGCGATATCGAGATGGAAGAAGGCAGCCAAACTCTTGATGTCCTAAGGGAACTGGATGATTCCTGGTTTGTGTTTGTTGTGGGTGATGCAGCCATGAGCCCCTATGAACTAACGGAAGTAGGTGGTGCCATCGACTATTACCATCAAAATACCGAGCCTGGAATCCTTTGGGTCAAGCGGATCAAGGACCACTTTCCGAGGTCTGTATGGTTGAATCCTGAGCCGCGGAGCTATTGGCAAATCCCTTCCAATATGATCGTCCGCAAGGTGTTTCCCGAAATGTTTCCTATGACTATTGAAGGTATCGAGGAGGCAATTGCTGAATTAAAACGACCTCGCTAG
- a CDS encoding PilZ domain-containing protein: MSLVNLDKSLGNMRGAISDEVIEYEPFEFSTFSLGIISPENMIEGTHVVMETHRSGRILFQVIAKSHHQHKKLYRYRLTCVDKDVDLSRVLEIDPRSGRIKFERLGSHLQYARFIMNPRIHVQSKTFGSADSYLLEGVDISKTGMLLCSPHPFGTIPFIDNTLLEVRLDTDRTFSAQPLQSLCKVVRHYQEGVRDTATRYYAVRFVEFTHDEQVAWDHLISNIEHTAISSAKVSLAA, translated from the coding sequence ATGAGCTTAGTAAATCTAGACAAATCGTTAGGGAATATGCGAGGAGCGATCTCTGACGAAGTGATTGAGTACGAGCCATTTGAGTTTTCGACCTTCAGTCTCGGTATTATCTCTCCCGAGAATATGATTGAGGGGACCCACGTAGTCATGGAAACCCACCGAAGTGGTAGAATTCTCTTTCAGGTCATCGCAAAATCTCATCATCAGCACAAGAAACTCTATCGTTATCGTTTGACTTGCGTCGACAAAGATGTGGATCTCAGTAGGGTTTTAGAGATCGACCCCCGTTCTGGGCGAATCAAATTTGAGCGCTTGGGAAGTCATTTGCAATACGCTCGGTTTATCATGAACCCGAGGATTCACGTGCAATCAAAAACCTTTGGTTCAGCAGACTCTTATTTACTGGAAGGGGTTGATATCTCAAAGACGGGGATGCTTCTTTGCTCTCCTCATCCATTTGGTACAATCCCATTTATCGATAATACGTTACTTGAGGTTAGGCTCGACACCGATCGGACCTTTAGCGCTCAGCCTTTGCAATCTCTTTGTAAAGTGGTTCGCCATTATCAGGAAGGGGTTCGAGATACGGCCACTCGCTATTATGCTGTCAGGTTTGTTGAATTCACCCATGATGAGCAGGTCGCATGGGATCATCTCATTTCGAATATCGAGCACACCGCAATATCCAGCGCGAAAGTTAGTTTAGCTGCATAA